The proteins below come from a single Jaculus jaculus isolate mJacJac1 chromosome X, mJacJac1.mat.Y.cur, whole genome shotgun sequence genomic window:
- the LOC123456676 gene encoding protein FAM236A-like — MIFTPFFPPPQLTFRDLQEESEEGDIIFPGIMGNPSGGPGWLVPPFPPRRSWKSRFQRVLARVTKFFRRRFQMFRN; from the exons ATGATCTTCACTCCCTTCTTCCCACCTCCTCAACTG ACTTTCCGAGACCTACAAGAAGAATCTGAGGAAGGTGATATCATCTTTCCTGGCATCATGGGGAATCCATctggtggcccaggctggctcGTGCCGCCTTTTCCTCCACGAAGGTCATGGAAGAGCCGATTCCAGAGAGTGCTGGCACGTGTGACTAAGTTTTTCAG GAGAAGATTCCAGATGTTCCGAAACTGA